The following nucleotide sequence is from Pseudomonas sp. RC10.
GAGGGCGACTTCAACAAACTGAAGAAAACCTTCGTCGAGTTCCTGCACAACCTGCCGTTCTACGGCCTGGCTGTGGTCTGCACCGATGACCCCGTCGTGCGCGACATCCTGCCGGCGGTGAAGCGCCCGGTCATGACCTATGGCTTCAACGAAGAAGCTGACGTGCGCGCGATCAACGTGCGTCAGGAAGGCATGCGCACCCACTTCACCGTTCTGCGCCGCGACCGCGAGCCGCTGGACGTGTCGGTGAACATGCCGGGCAACCACAACGTTCTCAACTCGCTGGCGACCATCGCCATCGCGACGGACGAAGGCATCACTGACGAAGCCATCGTTCAGGGCCTGTCTGGCTTCCAGGGCGTGGGCCGTCGCTTCCAGGTCTACGGCGAACTGCCCGTGGAAGGTGGCAACGTGATGCTGGTGGACGACTATGGTCACCACCCGCGTGAAGTCGCTGCCGTCATCAATGCCGTGCGCGGTGGCTGGCCGGATCGTCGTCTGGTCATGGTTTACCAGCCGCACCGTTACAGCCGTACTCGCGATCTGTACGACGATTTCGTGCAGGTGCTCAATGACGCCAACGTCCTGCTGCTGATGGAAGTCTACCCGGCGGGCGAAGAGCCGATTCCGGGCGCGGACAGCCGTCAACTGGCCCACAGCATTCGTCAGCGTGGCCAGTTGGACCCGATCTACATCGAGCGGGGCGTTGAGCTGGCCCCGCTGGTCAAGCCGCTGCTGCGCGCGGGCGACATCCTGCTGTGCCAGGGCGCCGGTGACATTGGCGGACTCGCACCGCAATTGCTCAAGAGCCCGCTGTTTGCGGGCGCCATCGTGGCCTCAACCGAAGGTAAGCTGAAATGACAGCCGCCGCGCCCGTCTCCCTGCTCTCGACCCTTGAGCCAAAAAGCTTCGGCCGCGTTGCCGTGCTTTTTGGCGGCAAGAGTGCGGAGCGGGAGGTTTCCCTCAAATCCGGCAACGCAGTGCTTGAAGCGCTGCTGAGTGCGGGCGTCGATGCCTTCGGGATCGATGTGGGCGACGATTTCCTTCAGCGACTGGCCAGCGAGACCATCGACCGCGCGTTCATCGTGCTGCACGGTCGCGGCGGCGAAGACGGCACCATGCAGGGCCTGCTCGAATGCCTGGAGATCCCGTACACCGGCAGCGGCGTGCTGGCGTCTGCACTGGCGATGGATAAGCTGCGCACTAAGCAGGTCTGGCAGAGCCTGGGCCTGCCGACCCCGCGTCACGCGGTGCTGGCGAGCGAATCCGGCTGTATTTCTGCGGCGACGGAACTGGGCTTTCCTTTGATCGTCAAACCCGCTCATGAAGGCTCCAGTATCGGTATGGCCAAGGTGACCCGCGTCGACGAATTGATCGCCGCCTGGAATGCCGCCAGTACCTACGATTCAAACGTGTTGGTCGAACAATGGATTCAAGGTCCAGAGTTCACTGTCGCGACGCTGCGTGGGCAAGTCTTGCCCCCGATCGGCCTGGGCACTCCCCACACTTTTTACGACTACGACGCCAAGTACCTGGCTTCCGATACCCAGTACCGGATTCCGTGCGGCCTCGATGCAAACAAAGAACAGGAACTCAAGGCGCTGACCGCACGTGCCTGCGAAGCCGTGGGTGTTGCCGGATGGGCACGCACCGACGTCATGCAGGACGCCAATGGCGAGTTCTGGCTGCTGGAAGTCAACACCGTGCCCGGCATGACCGATCACAGCCTGGTCCCCATGGCAGCGAATGCCGCAGGGCTCGATTTTAAACAGTTGGTGTTGGCGATTCTGGCCGACAGTGTCCAGGTGCGGGGGTAAGTCATGCTCGGCGCAACGGTACGTCATCAGCAATCCACTCCTGGCCGCAAGCCGGTGCCTCGCGGTGCCAGCCGGATGGTGGCCAAGGAGCCTCTGTCGGCGCGCATGCCGAAACCGAATTTCGGTTTCCTGCGCGGCCTGATGTGGCCCGTCCTGCTGGTGGTGCTGGGTTTTGGCACTTACGAAGCCGCGCAGCGTCTATTGCCGTACGCCGACCGGCCGATCTCGCGGATCAACGTTCAGGGCGACCTGAGCTACATCAGCCAGCAAGCCGTTCAGCAGCGCATCGCGCCTTACGTGGCCACCAGTTTTTTCAACATCGACCTGGCCGGGATGCGTACCGAGCTGGAACAGATGCCCTGGATCGCCCACGCCGAAGTGCGTCGTGTGTGGCCGGATCAGGTGGTGATTCGCCTCGAAGAACAATTGCCGGTTGCGCGCTGGGGCGATTCGGCCCTGCTGAACAACCAGGGCCAGGCGTTCACCCCGCGTGAGCTGGCCAATTATGAACACCTTCCGCAGTTGTTCGGGCCTCAACGGGCTCAACAGCAGGTGATGCAGCAGTACCAGGTGCTGAGCCAGATGTTGCGCCCGCTGGGCTTCTCCATCGCTCGCCTGGAATTGCGCGAACGAGGCAGTTGGTTCCTGACCACCGGCGCAGGCAATGCAGGTCCCGGCCTGGAACTGCTGCTGGGACGAGGCAACCTGGTTGAGAAGATGCGCCGCTTTATCGCCATCTACGAAAAAACGCTGAAAGAACAGATCACGAACATTGCGCGAGTAGACCTGCGTTACAACAACGGCCTGGCCGTTGGGTGGCGTGAGCAGGCGCCAGCGCCAACGACGGACAAACCCGCCGTCGCGAAGAATTGATAAGAGGCAGGACCCATGGCAAACGTGCAAAGCGGCAAAATGATCGTCGGATTGGATATCGGCACCTCCAAGGTGGTGGCGCTGGTAGGCGAAGTCGCGGCTGATGGCACGCTGGAAATCGTCGGTATCGGCACCCACCCTTCACGCGGCCTGAAGAAGGGCGTGGTGGTGAACATCGAGTCGACCGTGCAGTCGATTCAGCGCGCGGTGGAAGAAGCGCAGCTGATGGCGGGCTGCCGCATTCACTCGGCGTTCGTCGGTGTCGCGGGCAACCACATTCGCAGCCTGAATTCCCACGGTATCGTGGCGATTCGCGACCGCGAAGTGAGTTCGGCTGACCTGGAGCGCGTCCTTGACGCCGCTCAGGCGGTGGCGATCCCGGCGGACCAGCGCGTCCTGCACACCCTGCCGCAGGATTACGTGATCGATAACCAGGAAGGCGTTCGTGAGCCGCTGGGCATGTCGGGCGTACGTCTGGAAGCCAAAGTGCACGTCGTGACCTGCGCCGTGAACGCCGCTCAGAACATTGAGAAGTGCGTGCGTCGTTGCGGCCTGGAAGTCGACGACATCATCCTTGAGCAGTTGGCCTCGGCGTACTCGGTGCTGACCGACGACGAGAAAGAGCTGGGCGTGTGCCTGGTGGACATCGGTGGCGGCACCACCGACATCGCGATCTTCACCGAAGGCGCGATCCGTCACACTGCTGTGATCCCGATTGCGGGCGATCAAGTCACCAACGACATCGCCATGGCCCTGCGCACCCCGACGCAGTACGCCGAAGAGATCAAGATCCGTTACGCCTGCGCCCTGGCCAAACTGGCCGGCGCTGGTGAAACCATCAAAGTGCCGAGCGTGGGCGACCGTCCACCTCGCGAACTCTCCCGTCAGGCGCTGGCCGAAGTGGTCGAGCCTCGCTACGACGAGCTGTTCACCCTGATTCAGGCCGAACTGCGCCGCAGTGGCTACGAAGACCTGATTCCGGCCGGCATCGTGCTGACCGGTGGTACCTCGAAAATGGAAGGCGCGGTCGAACTGGCCGAGGAAATCTTCCACATGCCGGTGCGCCTCGGCGTGCCGCACAGCATCAAGGGTCTGGCGGACGTCGTTCGCAACCCGATTTACTCCACCGGTGTTGGCTTGCTGCTGTACGGACTGCAAAAGCAGTCCGACGGGATCTCGCTGTCAGGCCTTTCCAATTCCGGTAGCAGTTATAGCGATGAACCTAAGGCACCCGTGTTTGAGCGTCTCAAGCGCTGGGTCCAGGGGAATTTCTAAGATTTAAAAAGTGGTAGGCAGGCAACAGGCGACATAAAACTAGAGAACTGAAGGAGAGGGAACATGTTCGAGCTCGTAGACAACATCCCACAAAGCCCGGTAATTAAAGTTATCGGCGTTGGTGGCGGCGGCGGCAACGCGGTCAATCACATGGTCAAGAGCAACATCGAAGGCGTCGAGTTCATCTGCGCCAACACCGATGCTCAAGCACTGAAGAACATTGGCGCACGTACCATTCTGCAACTGGGTACCGGTGTGACCAAGGGCCTGGGTGCAGGTGCCAATCCTGAAGTCGGTCGTCAGGCGGCACTGGAAGATCGTGAGCGCATTGCGGAAGTTCTGCAGGGCACCAACATGGTCTTCATCACCACCGGCATGGGTGGCGGTACCGGTACCGGTGCAGCCCCGATCATCGCCGAAGTGGCCAAGGAAATGGGCATTCTGACCGTTGCGGTCGTGACCCGTCCGTTCCCGTTCGAAGGCCGCAAGCGCATGCAGATCGCCGATGAAGGCATCCGCGCGCTGTCCGAAAGCGTCGACTCGTTGATCACCATTCCCAACGAGAAGCTGCTGACCATCCTGGGTAAAGACGCAAGCCTGCTGTCGGCTTTCGCCAAGGCAGACGATGTACTGGCCGGTGCCGTTCGCGGTATCTCCGACATCATCAAGCGTCCAGGCATGATCAACGTCGACTTCGCCGACGTACGCACCGTGATGTCCGAAATGGGCATGGCGATGATGGGCACTGGCGCTGCCAGCGGTCCGAACCGTGCGCGTGAAGCCACCGAAGCCGCAATCCGCAACCCGCTGCTCGAAGACGTGAACCTGCAGGGTGCCCGCGGCATTCTGGTCAACATCACCGCCGGTCCTGACCTGTCTCTGGGTGAGTACTCCGACGTGGGTAGCATCATCGAAGCGTTCGCCTCCGAGCACGCCATGGTCAAGGTCGGTACCGTTATCGATCCGGACATGCGCGACGAGCTGCACGTGACCGTGGTTGCCACAGGCCTGGGTGCAAAAATCGAGAAGCCTGTGAAGGTCATCGACAACACCATGCAGACCGCTCAAGCCGCACCTGTGCAGCAACAAGCCGTCCGCCAGGAGCAGCCGTCGGTGAATTACCGCGATCTGGACCGTCCTACCGTGATGCGCAATCAGGCTCACGCAGGCGCCACTGCTGCGGCAAAAATGAATCCGCAAGACGATCTGGATTACCTGGACATTCCAGCGTTCCTGCGTCGTCAGGCTGATTGATGAGTTCTATCAGGGGTATAAGGGTGATTGGTGTTCAGCAAAGGCGAGGTCTGCTATCATCGCCAGCCTTTGTTGATACTAATTCGCGATATGCGCTGAAGCGGCCAATGCCATGATTAAACAACGCACCCTGAAGAATATTATCCGTGCCACAGGTATCGGCCTGCACTCGGGGGAAAAGGTTTACCTGACCCTCAAACCTGCACCTGTGAACGCTGGCATTGTGTTTTTCCGTACCGACCTCGAGCCGGTTGTCCAGATCAACGCACACGCGCTGAATGTGGGCGACACCACGCTTTCCACAACGCTGTTCAATGGCGACGTGAAGGTCGATACGGTTGAGCACTTGCTGTCGGCCATGGCCGGCCTCGGCATCGATAACGCCTACGTTGAACTCTCTGCCTCCGAAGTTCCAATCATGGACGGCAGCGCAGGTCCCTTCGTATTCCTGATCCAGTCAGCTGGCCTGGAAGAACAGGACGCACCGAAGAAATTCATACGCATTCTGAAAGAAGTCTGCGTAGAGGAAGACGGCAAATACGCCAAGTTCGTGCCGTTCGAAGGTTTCAAGGTGAGCTTCGAAATCGATTTCGATCACCCGTACCTGAAGAACCGGACACAGACGGCGAGCGTCGACTTTTCCAGCACTTCGTTCGTAAAAGAAGTGAGCCGTGCGCGTACCTTCGGTTTCATGAAAGACATCGAGTACCTGCGCAAACACAACCTTGCACTGGGCGGGAGCGTTGAAAACGCGATCGTCGTGGACAAGGACGGCGTGTTGAACGAAGACGGCCTGCGGTATGAGGACGAGTTCGTCAAACACAAGATCCTGGATGCCATCGGTGACCTGTATCTGCTGGGCAACAGTTTGATCGGCGAGTACCAGGGCTTCAAATCTGGCCACGGTCTGAACAATCGTCTGCTGCGTGCGTTGATCGCACAGGAAGACGCTTGGGAAGTGGTGACCTTTGCTGATGCCAGTACCGCACCGATCTCGTACATGCGCCCTGTAGCGGCGGTGTAACAGTCTCTTCTTCTCAGTTTTAATATTTAAGGCCACCTGATCAGGTGGCCTTTTTTTATGGCTTTTTTGGGACCGTCAGGTCCGGGGCCATCAAACCGAATCTTTAGGTCGGGCATGCGCCGCCAATCGTTCGAGCGCCGCTTTCAGTTTCGGATCGCTGATTCCCTCAGCCGTTTCATTGATCGCATCGGCGGCGGCCACCGACAAATCCCGTGAAGGCCCGACCGGTGCCCGATGGATCGTCGCGGGCTGCACTTTCAACTGCAATCGCGTGAGGTTGGCGAATTCCTTGAAGACCACCAATTGCCGTTGCAGCCGCTTCTGTTGATACCGCAACCGCGTCGCCCAGTGGCCGTCGGTGACCACCAGCAGCAGTGTTCCTTCTCGCCACGACGCCACATGACAATGCTCGCGCGCAGCGGGTTGCAACTGGCTTTCCAGCAAACGCTGCAAATGGGCCAATCGCTGGGCATGATTGAAAATGGCTTTGAGCGGCCTGGCTTCGCGCAAAAGCACAGCCGGAGCGCGAGCCTGCAAGGGACGAAAGGCCATGAAAGTCGCCTGTGGTTACAAGTCCGTGATGTTATCAGAAAGCAGTCGCTGGCCCTGTAAGTGCCGATCACACCCTTATTCTATTGGCCGATTCGTGAAGAAACATTAATCAAACTTCTGCCCCGCACGGGTTGAAGTCCGAAGAAATGCCCCTATTGTACTTCTGCCCCGTAACATTGCTGTGCCAGCATCGTGGAATAACGCCACTTTCCTCACCACCATTTCCGGGTAGAATGCTCGTTCGCATGCGGCCATGAGGGCTGCACGGGCGACTCACGGGGCCGCCCTCCATCCCTATGTGTGGAAGATCCTGTCGATATGTTTGCACCTTTGTTAAAAAAACTTTTCGGAAGCAAAAACGAGCGCGAAGTGAAGCGCCTGCTCAAGACGGTCCAGTCCGTTAACAGCTTCGAAGAGCAAATGGTGGCCCTTTCGGACGAGCAACTGCGCGCCAAGACCGAAGAATTCAAGGCCCGCTTCGCCAAAGGTGAGACCCTCGATAAGCTCCTGCCTGAAGCCTTCGCGGTCTGCCGCGAAGCCGGTAAACGCGTCATGGGGATGCGTCACTTCGACGTTCAATTGCTCGGCGGCATGACGCTGCACGAAGGCATGATCGCCGAGATGCGTACCGGTGAAGGTAAAACCCTGGTGGCGACACTGGCGGTGTACCTCAATGCGCTGTCCAGCAAGGGCGTGCACGTTGTCACCGTCAACGACTACCTGGCCCGTCGGGACGCCAACTGGATGCGTCCGTTGTACGAATTCCTCGGTCTGACCGTAGGTGTCGTGACGCCTTTCCAGCCGCCTGAAGAAAAGCGTGCTGCGTATGGCTCCGATATCACCTACGGCACCAACAACGAATTCGGCTTCGACTACCTGCGCGACAACATGGCGTTCAGCCTGGAAGACAAATTCCAGCGCGAGCTGAATTTCGCCGTGATCGACGAAGTGGACTCGATCCTCATCGACGAAGCCCGTACCCCGCTGATCATCTCCGGCCAGGCCGAAGACAGCTCCAAGCTCTACACCGAAATCAACAAGCTGATCCCTAAACTCGAACAACACATCGAGGAAGTGGAAGGCGTGGTGACCAAGCAGGGCCACTACACCATCGACGAGAAATCCCGTCAGGTGGAGTTGAACGAGTCCGGTCACCAGTTCATCGAAGAAATGCTCACCGAAGTCGGCCTGCTGGCTGAAGGCGAGAGCCTGTACTCGGCGCACAACCTGGGCCTGCTGACCCACGTTTACGCCGGTCTGCGTGCGCACAAACTGTTCCATCGCAACGTCGAATACATCGTTCAGGACGGCGGCATTCTGCTGGTCGACGAACACACCGGTCGTACCATGCCGGGTCGTCGTCTGTCGGAAGGTCTGCACCAGGCCATCGAAGCCAAAGAACACCTGAACATTCAGGCCGAAAGCCAGACCCTGGCCTCGACCACGTTCCAGAACTACTTCCGTCTGTACAACAAACTGTCCGGCATGACCGGTACAGCCGACACCGAAGCGTTCGAATTCCACCAGATCTACGCCCTGGCCGTGATGGTCATTCCGCCGAACAAGCCGTTGGCGCGTAAAGACTTCAATGACCTGGTGTATCTGACCGCCGAGGAGAAATACCAGGCGATCATCACCGACATCAAGGCCTGTCTGGCCGAACAGCGTCCGGTGCTGGTAGGTACAGCGACCATCGAAACTTCTGAGCACATGTCCAACCTGCTCAAGAAAGAAGGCATCGATCACAAGGTTCTGAACGCCAAGTTCCACGAAAAAGAAGCAGAAATTATCGCGCAGGCCGGTCGTCCGGGTGCCCTGACCATCGCCACCAACATGGCCGGCCGTGGTACCGACATCCTGTTGGGCGGTAACTGGGAAGTTGAAGTCGCCAGCCTGGAAGACCCGACCCCTGAGCAAGTCGCGCAGATCAAGGCCGACTGGCAGAAGCGCCATCAGCAAGTGATTCAGGCGGGCGGTCTGCACGTGATCGCGTCCGAGCGTCATGAATCCCGTCGTATCGATAACCAGCTACGCGGTCGCGCCGGTCGTCAGGGTGACACCGGTTCGAGCCGTTTCTACCTGTCGCTGGAAGACAGCCTGATGCGCATCTTCGCCTCTGACCGGGTGAAGAACTTCATGAAGGCGCTGGGCATGCAGTCCGGTGAGGCGATCGAGCACCGCATGGTGACTAACGCCATCGAGAAGGCCCAACGCAAGGTCGAAGGCCGTAACTTCGACATTCGTAAGCAACTGCTCGAATTCGACGACGTTTCCAACGAACAACGTAAAGTGATCTACCACATGCGCAACAGCCTGCTGGCTGCGGTGAACATTGGTGACACCATTGCCGAGTTCCGCGAAGAAGTCCTCGACGCCACCATCAGCGCACACATTCCGCCGCAATCCCTGCCAGAGCAGTGGGACGTCGCCGGTCTGGAAGCCGCGCTGAACAGCGATTTCGGCGTGAAACTGCCGATTCAGCAGTGGCTGGACGAAGACGATCACCTGCACGAAGAAAACCTGCGTCCGAAACTGCTGGAAGCCATCATGTCGGCTTACACCGAGAAGGAAGACCAGGCGAGCGCCGAAGCCCTGCGCACCTTCGAGAAGCAGATTCTGCTGCGCGTACTGGACGATCTGTGGAAAGACCACCTGTCGACCATGGACCACCTGCGTCATGGTATCCACCTGCGCGGCTACGCTCAGAAGAACCCGAAACAGGAATACAAGCGCGAGTCCTTCACTCTGTTCCAGGAACTGCTCGATTCGATCAAGCGCGACACCATTCGTGTGCTGTCTCACGTCCAGGTTCGCCGCGAAGACCCGGCCGAGGAGGAGGCGCGCCTGCGTCGCGAAGCCGAAGAACTGGCTCAGCGCATGCAATTCCAGCACGCCGAAGCACCGGGTCTGGATCAGCCAATCGCACTGGTGGGCGAAGAGGGTGACGACGTCGCTGTCGCCGCTGCCGCGCTGTCGCCGGTTCGCAATGACCAGAAATTGGGTCGCAACGAGCTGTGCTGGTGCGGTTCAGGCAAGAAATTCAAGCATTGCCATGGCCAGATCAATTAACGGCTGACGCTTGCTTTGACGCAACACCACGCCGCGACCGGCTCAGCCGTCGCGGCGTTTTTCAATCGATTGCGCCGCGCCGGAACACCGGGGGCGGCATGACTACTTTTCAAGGAGCGCATTTCATGGCTGTTGGTCTTGGTCCTCTGCCGACGTTGCACCCGGTTCCCGGTTTCGAACTGGGCATTTCCTCTGCCGGTATCAAGCGCCCGGGGCGCAAAGACATCGTGGTCATGCGCTGCGCCGAAGGCTCCAGCGTGGCAGGCGTCTTCACCCTGAACGCGTTTTGCGCCGCGCCGGTGATTCTGTCCAAGCAACGTGTGGGCGGCGCCGTGCGCTACCTGCTGACCAACACCGGCAACGCCAATGCGGGCACCGGTGAGCCGGGCCTGCGCGCTGCCGAGCGCACCACCGCCAAGCTGGCCGAGATCAGTGGCGTCGATGCCAGCGCCGTGCTGCCGTTCTCGACCGGCGTGATCGGTGA
It contains:
- the murC gene encoding UDP-N-acetylmuramate--L-alanine ligase — its product is MVENQRAMPQPEMRRIRRIHFVGIGGVGMCGIAEVLLNLGYEVSGSDLKASPVTERLESFGAHIFIGHRAENSAAADVLVVSSAVNTSNPEVATALERRIPVVPRAEMLAELMRYRHGIAVAGTHGKTTTTSLIASVFAAGGLDPTFVIGGRLNAAGTNAQLGTSRYLIAEADESDASFLHLQPLVAVVTNIDADHMATYEGDFNKLKKTFVEFLHNLPFYGLAVVCTDDPVVRDILPAVKRPVMTYGFNEEADVRAINVRQEGMRTHFTVLRRDREPLDVSVNMPGNHNVLNSLATIAIATDEGITDEAIVQGLSGFQGVGRRFQVYGELPVEGGNVMLVDDYGHHPREVAAVINAVRGGWPDRRLVMVYQPHRYSRTRDLYDDFVQVLNDANVLLLMEVYPAGEEPIPGADSRQLAHSIRQRGQLDPIYIERGVELAPLVKPLLRAGDILLCQGAGDIGGLAPQLLKSPLFAGAIVASTEGKLK
- a CDS encoding D-alanine--D-alanine ligase, with translation MTAAAPVSLLSTLEPKSFGRVAVLFGGKSAEREVSLKSGNAVLEALLSAGVDAFGIDVGDDFLQRLASETIDRAFIVLHGRGGEDGTMQGLLECLEIPYTGSGVLASALAMDKLRTKQVWQSLGLPTPRHAVLASESGCISAATELGFPLIVKPAHEGSSIGMAKVTRVDELIAAWNAASTYDSNVLVEQWIQGPEFTVATLRGQVLPPIGLGTPHTFYDYDAKYLASDTQYRIPCGLDANKEQELKALTARACEAVGVAGWARTDVMQDANGEFWLLEVNTVPGMTDHSLVPMAANAAGLDFKQLVLAILADSVQVRG
- a CDS encoding cell division protein FtsQ/DivIB — translated: MLGATVRHQQSTPGRKPVPRGASRMVAKEPLSARMPKPNFGFLRGLMWPVLLVVLGFGTYEAAQRLLPYADRPISRINVQGDLSYISQQAVQQRIAPYVATSFFNIDLAGMRTELEQMPWIAHAEVRRVWPDQVVIRLEEQLPVARWGDSALLNNQGQAFTPRELANYEHLPQLFGPQRAQQQVMQQYQVLSQMLRPLGFSIARLELRERGSWFLTTGAGNAGPGLELLLGRGNLVEKMRRFIAIYEKTLKEQITNIARVDLRYNNGLAVGWREQAPAPTTDKPAVAKN
- the ftsA gene encoding cell division protein FtsA, encoding MANVQSGKMIVGLDIGTSKVVALVGEVAADGTLEIVGIGTHPSRGLKKGVVVNIESTVQSIQRAVEEAQLMAGCRIHSAFVGVAGNHIRSLNSHGIVAIRDREVSSADLERVLDAAQAVAIPADQRVLHTLPQDYVIDNQEGVREPLGMSGVRLEAKVHVVTCAVNAAQNIEKCVRRCGLEVDDIILEQLASAYSVLTDDEKELGVCLVDIGGGTTDIAIFTEGAIRHTAVIPIAGDQVTNDIAMALRTPTQYAEEIKIRYACALAKLAGAGETIKVPSVGDRPPRELSRQALAEVVEPRYDELFTLIQAELRRSGYEDLIPAGIVLTGGTSKMEGAVELAEEIFHMPVRLGVPHSIKGLADVVRNPIYSTGVGLLLYGLQKQSDGISLSGLSNSGSSYSDEPKAPVFERLKRWVQGNF
- the ftsZ gene encoding cell division protein FtsZ, translated to MFELVDNIPQSPVIKVIGVGGGGGNAVNHMVKSNIEGVEFICANTDAQALKNIGARTILQLGTGVTKGLGAGANPEVGRQAALEDRERIAEVLQGTNMVFITTGMGGGTGTGAAPIIAEVAKEMGILTVAVVTRPFPFEGRKRMQIADEGIRALSESVDSLITIPNEKLLTILGKDASLLSAFAKADDVLAGAVRGISDIIKRPGMINVDFADVRTVMSEMGMAMMGTGAASGPNRAREATEAAIRNPLLEDVNLQGARGILVNITAGPDLSLGEYSDVGSIIEAFASEHAMVKVGTVIDPDMRDELHVTVVATGLGAKIEKPVKVIDNTMQTAQAAPVQQQAVRQEQPSVNYRDLDRPTVMRNQAHAGATAAAKMNPQDDLDYLDIPAFLRRQAD
- the lpxC gene encoding UDP-3-O-acyl-N-acetylglucosamine deacetylase codes for the protein MIKQRTLKNIIRATGIGLHSGEKVYLTLKPAPVNAGIVFFRTDLEPVVQINAHALNVGDTTLSTTLFNGDVKVDTVEHLLSAMAGLGIDNAYVELSASEVPIMDGSAGPFVFLIQSAGLEEQDAPKKFIRILKEVCVEEDGKYAKFVPFEGFKVSFEIDFDHPYLKNRTQTASVDFSSTSFVKEVSRARTFGFMKDIEYLRKHNLALGGSVENAIVVDKDGVLNEDGLRYEDEFVKHKILDAIGDLYLLGNSLIGEYQGFKSGHGLNNRLLRALIAQEDAWEVVTFADASTAPISYMRPVAAV
- a CDS encoding DciA family protein, which produces MAFRPLQARAPAVLLREARPLKAIFNHAQRLAHLQRLLESQLQPAAREHCHVASWREGTLLLVVTDGHWATRLRYQQKRLQRQLVVFKEFANLTRLQLKVQPATIHRAPVGPSRDLSVAAADAINETAEGISDPKLKAALERLAAHARPKDSV
- the secA gene encoding preprotein translocase subunit SecA, which translates into the protein MFAPLLKKLFGSKNEREVKRLLKTVQSVNSFEEQMVALSDEQLRAKTEEFKARFAKGETLDKLLPEAFAVCREAGKRVMGMRHFDVQLLGGMTLHEGMIAEMRTGEGKTLVATLAVYLNALSSKGVHVVTVNDYLARRDANWMRPLYEFLGLTVGVVTPFQPPEEKRAAYGSDITYGTNNEFGFDYLRDNMAFSLEDKFQRELNFAVIDEVDSILIDEARTPLIISGQAEDSSKLYTEINKLIPKLEQHIEEVEGVVTKQGHYTIDEKSRQVELNESGHQFIEEMLTEVGLLAEGESLYSAHNLGLLTHVYAGLRAHKLFHRNVEYIVQDGGILLVDEHTGRTMPGRRLSEGLHQAIEAKEHLNIQAESQTLASTTFQNYFRLYNKLSGMTGTADTEAFEFHQIYALAVMVIPPNKPLARKDFNDLVYLTAEEKYQAIITDIKACLAEQRPVLVGTATIETSEHMSNLLKKEGIDHKVLNAKFHEKEAEIIAQAGRPGALTIATNMAGRGTDILLGGNWEVEVASLEDPTPEQVAQIKADWQKRHQQVIQAGGLHVIASERHESRRIDNQLRGRAGRQGDTGSSRFYLSLEDSLMRIFASDRVKNFMKALGMQSGEAIEHRMVTNAIEKAQRKVEGRNFDIRKQLLEFDDVSNEQRKVIYHMRNSLLAAVNIGDTIAEFREEVLDATISAHIPPQSLPEQWDVAGLEAALNSDFGVKLPIQQWLDEDDHLHEENLRPKLLEAIMSAYTEKEDQASAEALRTFEKQILLRVLDDLWKDHLSTMDHLRHGIHLRGYAQKNPKQEYKRESFTLFQELLDSIKRDTIRVLSHVQVRREDPAEEEARLRREAEELAQRMQFQHAEAPGLDQPIALVGEEGDDVAVAAAALSPVRNDQKLGRNELCWCGSGKKFKHCHGQIN